A single window of Methanoregula sp. DNA harbors:
- the fbp gene encoding fructose-1,6-bisphosphate aldolase/phosphatase: MSKTTISVIKADVGSFPGHSRTHPRLLEKAAQMLRAQEGKLLIDSFVTHCGDDLELIMTHTHGVDNEKVHKLAWDTFLECTKIAKDLKLYGAGQDMLSDAFSGNIRGLGPGVAEMEFEERASDPVLVFMADKTEPGAWNFFLYKIFADPFNTPGLVIDPSMHRGFVFEVHDLIKKRRIMFSMPEELYSMLAYIGAPSRYVIKHVFKKDGTIAASTSTQRLSLLAGKYVGKDDPVMIVRSQSGFPAVGEVIDPFCTPVLVAGWMRGSHHGPFMPVGLPDANCTRFDGPPRVLCFGFQVCNGKLIGPADMFDDPGFDRVRARCNELADVIRAQGPFEPHRLSLEEMEYTTLPSVEKELAKRWEPIGE; encoded by the coding sequence ATGTCCAAGACCACTATATCCGTTATCAAGGCAGATGTGGGAAGTTTTCCCGGGCACTCCCGCACCCACCCCCGGCTCCTTGAGAAAGCCGCGCAGATGCTCAGGGCGCAGGAGGGCAAGCTGCTGATCGACTCGTTTGTCACCCACTGTGGGGATGACCTCGAGTTGATCATGACGCATACCCATGGTGTGGACAACGAAAAAGTCCACAAGCTTGCATGGGACACTTTCCTTGAATGCACAAAGATAGCAAAAGACCTCAAACTCTATGGCGCCGGGCAGGACATGCTCTCTGATGCTTTTTCAGGAAACATCAGGGGTTTGGGCCCCGGCGTAGCCGAGATGGAGTTTGAAGAACGCGCCTCCGATCCCGTTCTTGTCTTCATGGCGGACAAGACCGAGCCGGGTGCATGGAACTTTTTTTTATACAAGATCTTTGCGGATCCCTTCAATACACCGGGGCTTGTGATCGACCCGTCGATGCACAGGGGTTTTGTCTTTGAAGTCCACGATTTGATAAAAAAACGCAGGATCATGTTCAGCATGCCAGAAGAGCTCTACAGCATGCTTGCCTATATCGGCGCCCCGTCGCGGTACGTGATCAAGCATGTATTTAAAAAAGATGGAACAATTGCCGCTTCAACGAGCACGCAGCGCTTAAGCCTGCTCGCCGGGAAATACGTTGGAAAAGACGACCCGGTGATGATTGTCCGTTCCCAGAGCGGGTTTCCTGCAGTTGGCGAGGTGATCGATCCGTTCTGCACACCGGTGCTGGTCGCCGGCTGGATGCGGGGGTCCCATCACGGGCCGTTCATGCCGGTCGGGCTCCCCGATGCCAACTGCACCCGTTTCGACGGGCCCCCCCGTGTCCTGTGTTTTGGTTTCCAGGTCTGCAACGGGAAGCTGATTGGGCCGGCGGACATGTTCGATGATCCCGGTTTTGACCGGGTGCGGGCGCGGTGCAACGAACTTGCCGATGTCATCCGGGCACAGGGGCCGTTTGAGCCGCACAGGCTCTCGCTCGAAGAGATGGAATATACCACGCTCCCGTCTGTTGAAAAAGAACTTGCCAAACGGTGGGAGCCCATCGGGGAATAA
- a CDS encoding MarR family transcriptional regulator, whose amino-acid sequence MGDPEEEGLKLIQSRPEGVLQSELWKELGVDSRKCSRIVKKLEETGLIDRIEYKKDGVKTYLLRVKRLPVNPRDLLAGDELIPCIGCELECIVEECHPLMDWMYQLAIVQHGKE is encoded by the coding sequence ATGGGAGACCCTGAAGAAGAGGGATTGAAACTGATCCAGTCCAGGCCGGAAGGCGTGCTCCAGAGTGAGCTCTGGAAGGAACTAGGCGTGGACAGCAGGAAATGCTCGCGGATAGTAAAAAAACTTGAAGAGACCGGGCTTATCGACAGGATCGAATACAAAAAGGACGGGGTAAAGACCTACCTTTTACGGGTAAAACGTCTTCCGGTCAACCCGCGTGACCTTCTCGCGGGCGATGAGCTCATACCCTGCATCGGTTGTGAGCTTGAGTGCATTGTCGAAGAATGCCACCCGCTCATGGACTGGATGTACCAACTGGCCATTGTACAGCACGGCAAGGAATAA
- a CDS encoding acetate--CoA ligase family protein has translation MSSTLIREAEGYELLKKCGIPVPRYEIARSALEAAGAADRIGYPVVLKIISRQIVHKSDAIGVITGVGNAAQAREAYDSILKSAARSTPAAVIEGVMVEQQLPPGLEMIIGGKTDPAFGKVLTVGIGGTLVELLRDVETRVLPIDKNEIVSMIHGLQGYPLISGYRNEPARDEQALVAMIEAIASLFLSRPDISEFDINPLILYGKGGCAVDARIYMGESPHPEPTQTGKQAISGLLTVKSIAVVGASPEPSKVGYAIVRNLLTFPGSLYPVNPKHPMILGRKTYPALGSIPGEVDIAVVSVPARIVPQIVQEAGVKGIPLVIIISSGFRESGPEGRLLEQQVMSIATRYGIRIMGPNCLGLMLPLQGINTTFDPVSPRPGKIAFISQSGAIITTIVDWSLPEEIGFSAVVSVGNQADLTFEDFIQYAGSDPDTKAIILYIEQIHDGKRFMDIVRTITPKKPIVAIKSGASKIGQKAASSHTGSLAGSNEVYLAAFRQTGVIPVQSIREAFQAAELLASEGYPKGVRAVVITNAGGFAVLSSDYAERFGIDLIEFPKEIVADLNAVLPADWSRENPIDMVGDSSAERYARTFDVMIKNQDLWDVAFVIAVPSAISDPLRVANELVRFSKHTHKMIVGCMIGGDSMKTPLRILRDANIPNFPDLEDAFRAVGNICTNTGMCCRLK, from the coding sequence TTGTCCAGTACGCTTATCCGGGAAGCAGAAGGCTACGAGTTATTAAAAAAATGCGGAATCCCTGTACCCCGCTATGAGATTGCCCGATCAGCTTTAGAAGCCGCAGGTGCGGCTGACCGTATCGGCTATCCGGTAGTGCTCAAGATTATTTCCCGGCAGATCGTCCACAAAAGCGATGCCATAGGCGTGATAACCGGTGTCGGAAACGCAGCCCAGGCCCGCGAGGCATATGATTCGATCCTGAAAAGTGCTGCCCGGTCAACACCTGCCGCGGTGATTGAGGGGGTGATGGTGGAACAGCAGCTCCCGCCCGGGCTTGAAATGATTATTGGAGGGAAGACTGACCCGGCTTTTGGAAAGGTGCTCACGGTTGGGATCGGCGGCACGCTGGTGGAGCTGCTCAGGGACGTTGAAACCCGTGTGCTCCCCATCGACAAAAATGAGATTGTTTCCATGATCCATGGACTGCAGGGGTATCCCCTCATTTCAGGATACCGCAACGAGCCCGCACGGGACGAACAGGCATTGGTCGCCATGATTGAAGCCATTGCCAGTCTCTTTTTGTCGCGCCCTGATATTTCGGAGTTTGATATCAATCCCCTGATCCTGTACGGGAAAGGCGGGTGTGCAGTGGATGCACGTATCTATATGGGGGAAAGCCCGCACCCTGAACCCACGCAAACCGGAAAACAGGCTATATCCGGCCTGCTGACAGTGAAATCGATCGCTGTGGTCGGTGCGTCCCCGGAACCGAGCAAAGTGGGGTATGCGATCGTGCGGAACCTCCTCACCTTTCCCGGTTCGCTCTATCCCGTCAACCCAAAACACCCGATGATCCTCGGGCGGAAAACCTACCCGGCACTCGGGTCCATACCGGGCGAAGTGGATATCGCAGTCGTGTCAGTCCCCGCCCGCATCGTCCCGCAGATTGTGCAGGAAGCCGGAGTGAAGGGAATTCCCCTCGTCATCATCATCTCCTCCGGTTTCCGGGAAAGCGGCCCGGAGGGCAGACTCCTCGAACAGCAGGTCATGTCGATCGCCACCCGGTACGGCATCCGGATCATGGGCCCGAACTGTCTCGGGCTGATGCTTCCTTTGCAGGGAATTAATACCACATTTGACCCGGTATCGCCACGGCCGGGAAAGATCGCGTTTATATCCCAGAGCGGTGCGATCATCACTACCATCGTGGACTGGAGCCTGCCCGAAGAGATCGGGTTCTCTGCGGTGGTAAGCGTGGGAAACCAGGCCGACTTAACGTTTGAGGATTTCATCCAGTATGCCGGTTCCGATCCAGATACCAAAGCGATCATCCTGTACATCGAGCAGATCCATGACGGCAAACGGTTCATGGATATCGTGCGCACAATAACCCCGAAAAAACCCATAGTGGCGATAAAATCCGGCGCATCGAAGATCGGGCAGAAGGCGGCATCGTCGCACACGGGGTCCCTTGCCGGGAGCAACGAGGTATACCTTGCTGCATTCCGTCAGACGGGTGTGATCCCGGTGCAGTCGATACGGGAAGCGTTCCAGGCAGCAGAACTGCTCGCTTCAGAGGGATATCCCAAAGGTGTGCGGGCGGTGGTGATCACAAACGCCGGTGGATTTGCAGTGCTCTCTTCGGATTATGCCGAACGGTTCGGGATTGACCTTATTGAATTCCCAAAAGAAATTGTTGCCGATCTCAATGCCGTGCTTCCCGCGGACTGGAGCCGGGAAAATCCTATCGATATGGTCGGGGACTCCAGTGCGGAACGGTACGCCCGCACGTTCGATGTGATGATAAAAAACCAGGATCTGTGGGATGTCGCATTTGTCATCGCGGTCCCCTCCGCGATCTCCGACCCGCTCCGCGTTGCAAATGAACTCGTGCGGTTCTCCAAGCATACCCACAAGATGATCGTAGGCTGCATGATCGGGGGGGACTCGATGAAGACCCCGCTGCGTATCCTGCGGGATGCAAACATCCCCAACTTCCCTGACCTTGAAGACGCATTCAGGGCAGTCGGGAATATCTGCACAAACACGGGCATGTGCTGCCGGTTAAAATAA
- a CDS encoding glutamate-cysteine ligase family protein, with translation MTIGTEHEYSINDMEFNPRPVSDQIIKKICGRVESEILFGDVKLSKELQKTVLEFIPKKPEHNLAPLEEHLYNGIRKFSNMFHGKYQLLGLGMHPTLTLDRTAVWDHDEGDYYEVYDRLFDIRQHGWLNIQALQINLSYAHEHDLVCMHNRIRALLPCLVAVTASSPMVEGRLTGNADNRLIYYRENQKEIPRICNRIIPGQIREVADYHAMQQEIFSSLRECGAGILCEEWVNSSGIIIRFSRRCLEIKALDEQECIRSDMAVCAFVRALLRCSAPLPPIDHEGLISLLEEAVREGTRNLRPELEQLYACAWQHATDEERTYLPVIRNRIENGSLAERMRDRYENEGDIVPIMNDMARCLLDNHPYGM, from the coding sequence ATGACCATTGGAACTGAACATGAATACTCCATCAATGATATGGAGTTTAACCCGCGGCCGGTATCAGACCAGATCATAAAAAAGATATGCGGGCGGGTCGAGAGCGAGATCCTCTTCGGGGACGTAAAGCTTTCAAAGGAACTCCAGAAAACAGTACTTGAGTTCATCCCAAAAAAGCCCGAACACAACCTTGCCCCTCTTGAAGAGCACCTGTATAATGGCATCCGGAAATTTTCCAATATGTTCCACGGTAAATACCAGCTCCTGGGGCTCGGTATGCACCCGACGCTGACCCTTGACAGGACCGCCGTCTGGGATCATGACGAGGGGGACTATTATGAGGTTTATGACAGGCTGTTTGACATACGCCAGCACGGGTGGCTGAATATCCAGGCACTCCAGATCAACCTGTCGTACGCCCATGAGCATGATCTTGTCTGCATGCATAACCGGATCCGGGCGCTCCTGCCCTGTCTTGTCGCTGTCACTGCGTCCTCACCCATGGTCGAAGGACGGCTGACCGGCAACGCGGACAACCGGCTCATTTATTACCGGGAGAACCAGAAGGAGATCCCCCGGATATGCAACAGGATAATCCCCGGGCAGATCAGGGAGGTCGCAGATTACCATGCAATGCAGCAGGAAATTTTTTCCAGCCTCCGGGAATGCGGGGCAGGAATTCTCTGCGAGGAATGGGTAAATTCCAGCGGTATCATCATCCGGTTCTCCCGCAGGTGTCTTGAGATAAAAGCGCTTGACGAGCAGGAATGTATCCGTTCGGATATGGCGGTCTGTGCTTTTGTACGGGCGTTGCTGCGGTGCAGCGCACCACTGCCTCCCATCGACCATGAGGGGCTCATCAGCCTTCTTGAAGAGGCTGTCAGGGAAGGTACCCGTAATTTGCGACCCGAGCTTGAGCAGTTGTATGCCTGCGCATGGCAGCACGCAACCGATGAAGAACGGACCTACCTGCCGGTTATCCGGAACCGGATCGAGAACGGGAGCCTTGCTGAACGGATGCGCGACCGGTACGAGAACGAGGGAGATATCGTGCCCATAATGAACGATATGGCCCGGTGCCTTCTTGATAACCACCCATATGGCATGTGA
- a CDS encoding ribonucleoprotein: protein MVNGIVLPIKKVFALVDSKISVEIKDEGRKLQGRLVAVDEYLNIHMDETIEFVDNQRGRSLGTVVIRGNNILTIAPLI from the coding sequence ATGGTTAACGGAATTGTTTTGCCGATAAAAAAAGTTTTTGCCCTCGTGGATTCGAAGATATCCGTTGAGATAAAGGACGAGGGGCGCAAGCTGCAGGGCCGCCTTGTCGCCGTGGACGAATATTTAAACATCCACATGGACGAGACGATTGAGTTTGTGGACAACCAGCGGGGCAGGAGCCTTGGCACGGTCGTGATCCGGGGTAACAATATCTTAACGATCGCCCCGCTTATCTGA
- a CDS encoding PAS domain S-box protein, which yields MITVLFVDDASELMAHARSVLEKSGEIRLEIVHSTKQALEKLKSRVYDVIVCFEQVPDVNGIEFVSDMNGIEFLKYLKSQGNATPFIVLARRGKDKVVIAEVIAGSELPLPKTGDSRSPLTDLVMLVKQTMLRRRADREIKARNEQLSAILSATQLGIFQMRNHILEWVNRPFAAMLGYDESAIVGKDIRMIFKNHEEYDQFLRDLRIKKDSGGTVRADCDLIRRDKVPVPCQVQAQAIDPHDISKGGTFIATDISERRRLADALKESEVKYREMMQNTQSIIIRIDTLGNIAFLNNYALSFFDYAAEDVIGKNVVGTIIPRKSRSGHDLSMMANDLGFNAEGYAINVMENVRRNGDPVWIAWINKAIRDEEGRIVQVLCIGNDITDRRRGSSEIRISTDTWKDQVVADTDIREDVFDTIFHICTEISIEGREGKSVGTTFLVGDAENVMSKSRQIMLNSFEGHPPEMRVVTNPDLKENIKEFAQLDGAFVVTGDGFITASGRYITVDTSGVTLPKGMGTRHNSVAAMTSVTKSVGIVVSQSGGGITIFKNGQILKKISL from the coding sequence ATGATCACTGTCCTTTTTGTTGATGATGCCTCCGAACTGATGGCGCACGCCCGGTCCGTCCTTGAGAAATCCGGCGAGATCCGGCTCGAAATCGTCCATTCCACAAAACAGGCGCTTGAAAAGCTGAAATCCCGGGTCTATGACGTGATCGTCTGCTTTGAACAGGTGCCGGATGTCAATGGCATCGAGTTTGTTTCAGATATGAATGGCATCGAATTTTTAAAATATCTCAAGTCGCAGGGAAACGCAACCCCGTTTATCGTCCTTGCCCGGAGGGGAAAAGACAAGGTCGTTATCGCCGAGGTGATCGCCGGATCTGAGCTGCCGCTCCCGAAAACAGGTGATTCCCGCTCGCCGCTGACAGACCTCGTGATGCTTGTCAAACAGACGATGCTGCGCAGGCGGGCTGACCGGGAGATCAAGGCACGGAATGAACAACTGAGTGCCATCCTCTCTGCAACGCAGCTGGGAATTTTCCAGATGCGCAATCATATCCTTGAATGGGTGAACCGCCCATTTGCAGCAATGCTGGGATATGACGAGAGCGCAATCGTCGGAAAAGATATCAGGATGATCTTTAAGAACCATGAGGAGTATGACCAGTTCCTCCGTGATCTCCGGATTAAGAAGGATTCCGGCGGGACGGTACGGGCCGACTGCGATCTCATCAGAAGGGATAAGGTCCCGGTCCCCTGCCAGGTGCAGGCACAGGCAATCGATCCCCATGATATCTCAAAAGGAGGGACCTTCATTGCCACTGACATATCCGAACGCAGGAGGCTTGCCGATGCCCTCAAGGAAAGCGAGGTGAAGTACCGGGAGATGATGCAGAACACCCAGAGCATCATCATACGGATTGATACTCTTGGCAACATTGCGTTTTTGAATAATTATGCCCTCTCGTTCTTTGATTATGCCGCAGAAGACGTGATCGGAAAGAATGTTGTCGGAACGATCATTCCCCGGAAATCGCGTTCCGGCCATGACCTCTCGATGATGGCAAACGATCTCGGGTTCAATGCGGAAGGGTATGCGATCAATGTCATGGAGAACGTAAGGAGAAACGGCGACCCTGTCTGGATTGCGTGGATCAACAAGGCAATCCGGGATGAAGAGGGGCGGATCGTGCAGGTGCTCTGCATCGGAAACGATATCACCGACCGCCGGCGCGGGAGCTCCGAGATCAGGATCAGCACGGATACGTGGAAGGACCAGGTGGTGGCTGACACTGATATAAGGGAGGATGTTTTTGACACCATCTTCCATATCTGCACCGAGATCTCCATTGAAGGCAGGGAGGGTAAGTCAGTAGGGACGACATTCCTTGTCGGGGATGCCGAAAATGTCATGAGCAAGTCCCGGCAGATCATGCTGAATTCTTTTGAAGGCCATCCCCCCGAAATGCGGGTTGTGACCAACCCGGACCTCAAGGAGAACATCAAGGAGTTTGCCCAGCTCGACGGGGCATTTGTCGTCACCGGGGATGGGTTCATTACTGCCTCCGGCAGGTACATCACCGTTGATACAAGCGGCGTAACACTTCCCAAAGGGATGGGAACACGGCACAACTCGGTTGCTGCAATGACCAGTGTCACAAAATCAGTCGGGATCGTCGTTTCGCAGAGCGGCGGAGGGATCACGATTTTTAAAAATGGCCAGATATTAAAAAAGATCAGCCTCTGA